From Tiliqua scincoides isolate rTilSci1 chromosome 2, rTilSci1.hap2, whole genome shotgun sequence, the proteins below share one genomic window:
- the FKBP11 gene encoding peptidyl-prolyl cis-trans isomerase FKBP11 isoform X1, whose amino-acid sequence MLLPPRRHHPGFLLLLLLLLWGHGAPSRAQEEEEDRDETPLRTLQLETLVEPPEGCAENAAVGDTVQIHYTGTLEDGRIIDTSLSRDPLQVELGKRQVIPGLEQGLLDMCVGEKRRVIIPPHLAYGKRGSPPSVPADAVLQFEVELIGLVRATYWQKLLNDVLPLLCIGLVPALLGLIGYHLYQKSQAPRVSKKKLKEEKRNKAKKK is encoded by the exons ATGCTGCTGCCGCCTCGCCGCCACCACCCCGgcttcctgctccttctcctcctcctcctctggggccATGGGGCTCCCAGCCGGgcacaggaggaagaggaggacagggaCGAAACTCCCCTCCGCACGCTGCAGCTGGAGACCCTG GTAGAGCCCCCCGAAGGCTGCGCGGAGAACGCGGCGGTGGGCGACACGGTGCAGATCCACTACACA GGTACCCTTGAAGATGGCCGCATTATTGACACCTCACTTTCCCGCGACCCACTGCAAGTGGAACTGGGCAAAAGACAAGTCATCCCAG GCTTGGAACAGGGACTACTGGACATGTGTGTTGG GGAAAAACGGAGAGTCATCATCCCCCCTCACCTGGCATATGGCAAACGGGGCTCTCCACCTTCTGTTCCAG CTGATGCAGTCTTGCAATTTGAAGTTGAGTTGATAGGGCTTGTCAGAGCCACCTATTGGCAGAAGCTGCTGAATGATGTGCTGCCTCTACTATGTATTGGGCTTGTCCCAGCACTGCTCGGCCTCATTGGGTACCATCTCTACCAGAAGTCCCAGGCGCCCCGTGTCTCCAAGAAGAAGCTCAAGGAGGAAAAGAGAAACAAGGCTAAGAAAAAATAA
- the CCDC65 gene encoding dynein regulatory complex subunit 2 produces MPKKKKKRLVLTEEERLLVMQQKLLAEEEMHKKKEDMLAQFLKDKLAKEERNSVLNMHKINLQWRTVLREVKARELRKDIEILSQTFERVVDCKDSVIRSLAKDLAEAEAQYAHALRSHLHNIDKLLELQQCRLGYLGEDYKTELEMLQKEFDTERKMIIEHHEQETRYLQDVLLAMDQNFNDSDYEARLDFQSTRDDVKNKNLEEKHYLRMQLEGKVEELWKRFQQALRNYTEATEDRKLAFEALKLRDEKSTKEIEKQMKKLQKLQELILMLKNKIAVHARESEEQNRRVRDDKEVVLKQLQKLKCQMNRARAKARSNLAKLSRESNGALKVLERVVEKAELILRLAEMCRRLESEEEKVLPFYASSLNWDEQKAVNKVAMEKPVEPLAQMMQDYVGLERFWQRYNKVRLEQLSLERTKAALLHDNLKLKNLLKQYLDGISVNDEVLSQINPLMIINQHPITSSLPQPVPVTEARLKRPIYNVVEAAHEVSRIL; encoded by the exons ATgccgaagaagaagaagaaacggCTAGTGCTGACTGAGGAAGAACGGTTGCTTGTCATGCAGCAGAAGCTTCTGGCTGAGGAGGAAATGCATAAGAAGAAGGAGGACATGCTGGCCCAGTTCCTGAAG GACAAGCTGGCCAAGGAGGAGCGTAACAGTGTTTTGAACATGCACAAGATCAACCTACAGTGGCGCACAGTGCTACGCGAAGTCAAAGCCAGGGAACTGCGCAAGGACATTGAGATTTTGAGCCAGACCTTTGAGCGTGTGGTCGACTGCAAGGACAGTGTCATTAGG TCCCTTGCCAAGGATCTTGCCGAGGCAGAGGCACAATATGCACATGCCCTGCGCAGCCACTTGCACAACATAGACAAATTGCTGGAACTCCAGCAGTGTCGATTGGGTTACTTAGGGGAGGATTACAAGACTGAACTAGAGATGCTACAGAAGGAGTTTGACACAGAGAG GAAAATGATCATTGAGCATCACGAGCAAGAGACCCGCTATCTTCAGGATGTGCTGCTGGCTATGGACCAAAACTTTAATGACAGTGACTATGAGGCCAGGCTTGACTTCCAAAGTACAAGGGATGACGTCAAGAACAAG AACCTGGAGGAGAAACATTACCTGCGCATGCAGTTAGAGGGTAAAGTGGAGGAGCTGTGGAAACGCTTCCAGCAGGCCTTGCGTAACTATACAGAAGCAACAGAGGACCGCAAGCTTGCCTTTGAAGCGCTCAAACTCAGGGATGAGAAGAGCACCAAGGAGATTGAGAAGCAAATGAAGAAACTGCAGAAGCTGCAG GAACTCATTCTGATGCTGAAGAACAAGATTGCAGTTCATGCAAGGGAGAGCGAAGAGCAAAACCGACGTGTCCGTGATGACAAAGAGGTGGTGTTGAAGCAGCTGCAGAAGCTCAAGTGCCAGATGAACCGAGCAAGAGCTAAGGCCCGGAGTAATCTGGCTAAGCTGTCACGGGAGAGCAATGGTGCTCTCAAAGTGCTGGAACGTGTGGTGGAGAAG GCAGAGCTGATCCTGCGGTTGGCTGAGATGTGTCGCAGATTGGAGTCTGAGGAGGAGAAAGTGCTACCATTTTATGCTAGCTCCCTGAACTGGGATGAACAGAAAGCTGTCAATAAGGTGGCCATGGAGAAACCAGTTGAGCCACTAGCTCAG ATGATGCAGGACTACGTGGGACTGGAGCGGTTCTGGCAAAGATACAACAAGGTGAGGTTAGAGCAGCTGTCGCTGGAGAGAACCAAGGCAGCGTTGCTCCATGACAACCTCAAACTGAAGAACCTGCTCAAGCAATACCTGGATGGCATTTCAGTGAATGATGAAGTTCTGAGCCAGATAAATCCTCTGATGATCATCAACCAGCATCCCATTACTTCATCTCTACCTCAGCCTGTTCCTGTCACTGAGGCCCGGCTCAAGCGGCCTATCTATAATGTGGTGGAGGCAGCACATGAGGTCTCACGTATCCTCTGA
- the FKBP11 gene encoding peptidyl-prolyl cis-trans isomerase FKBP11 isoform X2 — MCVGEKRRVIIPPHLAYGKRGSPPSVPADAVLQFEVELIGLVRATYWQKLLNDVLPLLCIGLVPALLGLIGYHLYQKSQAPRVSKKKLKEEKRNKAKKK, encoded by the exons ATGTGTGTTGG GGAAAAACGGAGAGTCATCATCCCCCCTCACCTGGCATATGGCAAACGGGGCTCTCCACCTTCTGTTCCAG CTGATGCAGTCTTGCAATTTGAAGTTGAGTTGATAGGGCTTGTCAGAGCCACCTATTGGCAGAAGCTGCTGAATGATGTGCTGCCTCTACTATGTATTGGGCTTGTCCCAGCACTGCTCGGCCTCATTGGGTACCATCTCTACCAGAAGTCCCAGGCGCCCCGTGTCTCCAAGAAGAAGCTCAAGGAGGAAAAGAGAAACAAGGCTAAGAAAAAATAA